A window of Ignavibacterium sp. contains these coding sequences:
- a CDS encoding aminotransferase class I/II-fold pyridoxal phosphate-dependent enzyme, translating into MENNFTDMPIEEFRESGKNLIDWIADYIKEIEKYPPLSQVKPGEILSRIPEQPPQTGEDIEKIISSIDRILIDGITHWNHPGFMAYFNSTSSMPGVLAEMLSAAFNANGMLWKTSPAFTELEKAMMNWFRQMVGLPENYWGIIYDTASTSSMHAIASAREQLNLNIREKGMSGRTDLPKLRLYCSEQAHSSIEKGAVTLGIGLEGVRKISVNEKYEMNAQELEAAIKSDISKGIKPFCVVATVGTTSTTSIDPVREISEVCKKYNLWLHIDAAYAGVTAMIPDMKWITDAWDEADSIVINPHKWMFTPMDLSIYFTRKPEILKRAFSLVPEYLKTKVDDEVENLMDYGIQLGRRFRSLKLWFIIRYFGVDGLAERIKHHIEMAQEFANWVDEEKFFERMAPVPFSTVCFRYNPGNKSEEELNRLNEKLLEDINASGKIFLSHTKLNGKFTLRLTIGSIRHERRHVVEAWELIKKMVHKQS; encoded by the coding sequence ATGGAAAACAATTTTACAGATATGCCAATTGAAGAATTCCGTGAAAGCGGGAAGAATCTTATTGATTGGATTGCAGATTACATTAAAGAAATTGAAAAGTATCCACCGCTTTCACAAGTAAAGCCGGGAGAAATTTTATCCCGAATTCCCGAGCAACCTCCACAAACTGGTGAAGATATAGAAAAAATAATTAGCAGCATTGACAGAATTTTAATTGATGGAATAACACACTGGAATCATCCGGGATTTATGGCTTACTTCAATTCAACTTCAAGTATGCCCGGTGTTTTAGCAGAGATGCTCTCTGCAGCTTTCAACGCAAACGGAATGTTATGGAAAACATCACCTGCGTTTACAGAACTTGAAAAAGCTATGATGAACTGGTTCAGGCAAATGGTTGGCTTACCTGAAAATTATTGGGGAATTATTTACGACACTGCTTCAACAAGTTCGATGCACGCAATTGCTTCTGCCAGGGAACAATTGAATCTGAATATAAGAGAGAAAGGAATGTCAGGAAGAACTGATTTGCCAAAACTAAGATTGTATTGTTCCGAGCAAGCTCACTCATCAATCGAAAAAGGTGCAGTTACTCTGGGAATTGGTTTGGAAGGAGTTAGAAAAATTTCTGTTAATGAAAAATATGAAATGAATGCCCAAGAACTTGAAGCGGCAATTAAATCAGATATTTCCAAAGGCATAAAACCGTTTTGTGTTGTGGCAACTGTTGGAACAACTTCAACTACAAGTATTGATCCTGTTAGAGAGATTTCAGAAGTATGTAAAAAGTATAATCTCTGGCTTCATATTGATGCAGCTTATGCAGGTGTTACTGCAATGATTCCCGATATGAAATGGATTACCGATGCTTGGGACGAAGCCGATTCAATTGTTATCAATCCGCATAAATGGATGTTCACACCTATGGATTTGAGTATTTATTTTACCAGGAAACCGGAAATACTTAAAAGAGCTTTTAGTCTTGTTCCCGAATACTTAAAAACGAAGGTTGATGACGAAGTAGAAAATCTGATGGATTATGGAATTCAGCTTGGAAGAAGATTTCGTTCACTAAAACTCTGGTTTATCATCAGGTATTTTGGAGTTGATGGATTGGCAGAGAGAATAAAGCATCACATTGAAATGGCTCAGGAATTTGCGAATTGGGTTGATGAAGAAAAGTTTTTTGAAAGAATGGCTCCGGTACCTTTTTCCACGGTTTGTTTTCGTTATAATCCGGGAAATAAATCTGAGGAAGAATTGAACAGATTGAATGAAAAATTATTGGAAGATATTAACGCTTCGGGGAAAATATTTTTATCTCATACAAAATTAAATGGTAAGTTTACACTTCGTTTAACTATTGGAAGTATAAGACACGAAAGAAGACATGTTGTTGAAGCTTGGGAACTAATTAAAAAAATGGTACATAAGCAAAGCTGA
- a CDS encoding SCO family protein: protein MKSKIYFLSTVIFSLIILSGCYEHFPLKQDISRTQNNFLNQDSVEVKFPELTKGKVTLMAMVYTHCPDICPMTTHNMQLVESKLSKDELDKVRFVIITFDPNRDTPNVLKKFAEIRDIDFNRWSFLSGDEQNTKEVMLKFDVKAVPADSSYDEQGNLSYYIIHTDRISLIDQDGVLRRNYVGSIADINEIVNDIEYLLQ, encoded by the coding sequence ATGAAATCAAAAATATACTTTTTAAGCACTGTAATTTTCTCACTGATTATACTAAGTGGCTGCTACGAACATTTTCCACTTAAACAAGATATTTCCAGAACACAAAATAATTTTCTTAACCAGGATAGTGTGGAAGTCAAATTTCCGGAATTGACAAAAGGAAAAGTTACTTTGATGGCAATGGTTTATACGCATTGTCCTGATATTTGTCCAATGACAACACATAATATGCAATTAGTAGAATCAAAATTGAGTAAAGATGAATTAGATAAAGTGCGGTTTGTAATAATTACTTTTGACCCGAATCGTGATACACCAAATGTTCTGAAAAAGTTTGCAGAGATAAGAGACATTGATTTTAATCGCTGGAGTTTTTTAAGTGGTGATGAACAAAACACTAAAGAAGTAATGCTGAAGTTTGATGTAAAAGCTGTTCCGGCAGATTCATCTTATGATGAACAAGGAAATCTTTCTTATTACATTATTCATACTGACAGGATTTCTTTAATCGATCAGGATGGTGTGCTTCGAAGAAATTATGTCGGAAGTATCGCGGATATAAATGAAATCGTAAATGATATAGAGTATCTTTTACAGTAA
- a CDS encoding copper chaperone PCu(A)C — MKLLLLALVIFISSPEEKIKIKDPWMRISAEGQSTALFMKIENTGDVADTLYKAECDFAGRVEIHETYQQGEMMGMREVPFIVIPPKSTFELKPRSHHIMVIKLKKDIKKGTQEEFTLYFKQAGKLKVKATAQEMQMPKMEHKH, encoded by the coding sequence ATGAAGTTATTATTATTAGCGCTTGTAATCTTTATTTCTTCACCGGAAGAAAAAATTAAAATTAAAGATCCCTGGATGAGAATCAGTGCAGAAGGACAATCAACTGCACTATTTATGAAAATTGAAAATACTGGCGATGTTGCTGATACACTTTACAAAGCTGAATGCGACTTTGCTGGCAGAGTTGAAATTCATGAAACCTATCAGCAAGGCGAAATGATGGGTATGAGAGAAGTTCCTTTCATTGTAATTCCTCCCAAATCAACTTTTGAATTAAAACCAAGATCACATCATATAATGGTAATTAAGTTAAAGAAGGATATTAAAAAAGGGACTCAGGAAGAGTTTACACTTTACTTTAAACAAGCAGGTAAGCTGAAAGTAAAAGCCACAGCCCAGGAAATGCAAATGCCAAAGATGGAACATAAACATTAA
- a CDS encoding MarR family transcriptional regulator, with product MKDIKLQFSLGFIALCQLFGETCKAIKRNFNLSENEIRILLVVYDEKPESIKQISKRLSLSPTLTSKVLSSLEKKNLIFRQLNPLNKRFEQVLLTEGGIRVTCIIIEFIQEFLCEKIVKTMIVKPEDILSFSNTLKSKMALNKLSLTEMSNN from the coding sequence ATGAAAGATATTAAACTACAATTCTCACTTGGATTTATTGCACTTTGTCAGTTATTCGGTGAAACCTGCAAAGCTATAAAACGAAATTTTAATCTATCTGAAAATGAAATACGAATCTTATTAGTTGTGTACGATGAAAAACCCGAATCAATCAAACAGATTTCCAAAAGACTATCACTCTCACCTACTCTCACCTCAAAAGTATTATCATCATTAGAAAAAAAGAATTTAATCTTTCGACAACTTAATCCTCTGAACAAAAGATTTGAGCAGGTTTTGTTAACCGAAGGTGGTATAAGAGTAACTTGTATTATAATCGAATTTATCCAGGAATTCTTGTGTGAAAAAATAGTTAAAACGATGATAGTCAAACCGGAAGATATTCTGAGTTTTTCAAATACTTTAAAATCGAAAATGGCCTTAAATAAACTTTCATTAACAGAAATGTCTAATAATTAA
- a CDS encoding C-GCAxxG-C-C family (seleno)protein: MEKLSRKDFLSNASKAAVGLAAVGGLSSIVTTASLKAGSKVTPWPWPYTQLDPEAVRIQAHYLYWNDKDCSSGTFGAIVQALAAAIGDPWTNIPIETLLYGRGGGAGWGTLCGCLNGGAAIISLVTTKSQSTPLITELWGWYNSAILPTDQANQVAVNGQYLVHNYDQALPQNISGSPLCHISVTEWCIHAQKKVSDVERKERCARVTGDVAAKVVELLNAHFAGTFVPTYVDPATLTACMGCHGSAVLNNVMTKMECTQCHGDNPHPNSVEQIDPVANSFELYQNYPNPFNPSTKIRYSISKPEKVTVGIYDIQGSLIKVLVDHELQSPGVYETVWDGTDFTGAKVASGIYFSRLESDSFMKTIKMSLVK, encoded by the coding sequence ATGGAAAAACTTTCACGAAAAGATTTCTTATCAAATGCATCAAAAGCTGCTGTTGGATTGGCAGCAGTTGGTGGATTGTCAAGCATTGTCACTACTGCTTCACTAAAAGCAGGAAGTAAAGTAACTCCCTGGCCCTGGCCTTATACTCAGTTAGATCCTGAGGCAGTAAGAATTCAGGCACATTATCTTTATTGGAATGATAAAGATTGTTCTTCCGGAACTTTCGGGGCTATAGTTCAGGCGCTTGCCGCGGCAATTGGAGATCCCTGGACAAATATACCTATTGAAACTTTGCTTTATGGTCGTGGCGGCGGTGCTGGTTGGGGAACTCTTTGCGGATGCTTGAATGGAGGCGCAGCAATTATTAGTCTTGTTACAACTAAATCTCAGTCCACACCATTAATTACTGAATTGTGGGGCTGGTATAACTCAGCAATACTTCCAACTGATCAGGCAAACCAGGTAGCTGTTAACGGACAATATTTGGTTCATAATTATGATCAGGCATTACCTCAAAATATTTCCGGAAGTCCGCTATGTCATATCTCAGTTACCGAATGGTGTATTCACGCACAGAAAAAAGTTTCTGATGTCGAAAGAAAAGAAAGATGTGCAAGAGTAACTGGTGATGTTGCTGCAAAAGTTGTTGAACTGCTTAATGCACATTTTGCCGGAACATTTGTTCCGACTTATGTTGACCCCGCAACTCTTACTGCTTGTATGGGATGCCACGGTTCGGCTGTATTGAATAATGTTATGACTAAAATGGAATGCACACAGTGTCACGGTGATAATCCACATCCAAATTCTGTAGAACAAATTGACCCTGTTGCAAACAGTTTTGAATTGTATCAGAACTATCCAAATCCATTTAACCCGTCAACCAAAATCAGATATTCAATTTCAAAGCCTGAAAAAGTTACAGTTGGAATTTATGACATTCAGGGTTCACTTATAAAAGTTCTTGTAGATCATGAACTTCAATCCCCCGGAGTTTATGAAACAGTTTGGGATGGAACAGATTTCACAGGTGCAAAGGTTGCAAGCGGAATTTACTTCAGCCGACTGGAAAGTGATTCATTTATGAAAACTATTAAGATGAGTCTTGTGAAGTAG
- a CDS encoding 4Fe-4S dicluster domain-containing protein — MIKQKAILFDATLCAGCGECYNACKEANHLPETTDDFLKDHLSANTYTVVEEYGDVYTRKMCMHCVDPTCVSVCPVGAMEKTELGPVIYDGDKCLGCRYCMQACPHHIPRYEWNKVNPTVKKCIMCYDRVKNGQQTACAEACPTGATLFGDRDELIKIAKERLESDPDTYYQKIYGLEEAGGTDVLIISPVPFDQLGFAENLPKEALPTYTAKALEKIPGVVAGGGVFLAAMYWLTKRKNLIAAEEKQNNMNSTSGDEK; from the coding sequence ATGATAAAACAGAAAGCTATTCTCTTTGATGCAACACTTTGTGCCGGATGCGGCGAGTGTTATAATGCCTGTAAAGAAGCTAATCATCTTCCCGAAACAACAGACGATTTTCTGAAAGATCATCTTTCAGCAAATACTTACACAGTTGTAGAAGAATACGGGGATGTTTACACCAGAAAAATGTGTATGCATTGTGTCGATCCAACCTGCGTTTCAGTTTGTCCGGTTGGTGCAATGGAGAAAACAGAATTAGGACCTGTAATTTATGACGGTGATAAATGTCTTGGTTGTCGTTATTGCATGCAGGCATGCCCTCATCATATACCGAGATATGAATGGAACAAAGTAAATCCAACTGTTAAAAAATGTATAATGTGTTATGATAGAGTAAAGAATGGACAGCAAACTGCTTGCGCAGAAGCTTGTCCAACCGGTGCTACTTTGTTTGGCGACAGAGATGAGTTAATCAAAATTGCAAAAGAACGACTTGAAAGTGATCCTGATACTTACTATCAGAAAATTTATGGATTGGAAGAAGCCGGTGGAACTGATGTATTAATTATTTCTCCTGTTCCTTTCGATCAGCTTGGATTTGCTGAAAATCTTCCCAAAGAAGCTCTGCCAACTTACACAGCAAAAGCACTTGAGAAAATTCCGGGCGTTGTTGCTGGTGGTGGAGTGTTCCTCGCTGCAATGTACTGGCTTACAAAGAGAAAAAACCTAATTGCAGCAGAAGAAAAACAAAATAATATGAATTCAACATCCGGAGATGAAAAATGA
- the nrfD gene encoding NrfD/PsrC family molybdoenzyme membrane anchor subunit: MKQIIPKITFWRVVAVIIVVAGLYSTYLRFTGGLGASTNLSDEFPWGLWIGFDILVGVGLAAGGFTICAITHIFNIEKYKPLARPAILTAFLGYLLVIFGLMYDLGKPYNIWHAIIYWNPRSVMFEVAWCVMLYTTVLFLEFLPIALEKFRLKKLLAFMKKVGIPIMITGVILSTLHQSSLGSLFLIVPQKMYPLWYSGLLPVFFFISAVGAGLTMVIFEAYLSARAFNKGIEADLLSRIGLYGVIILMLGLIIKLIDFALTDKIHLLFTINNYTLLFYLEILVGTIVPFGLLIQKRIRENRRWLYASAIMVISGFLLNRLNVSITSITPGAGVSYFPSIYEISVTLMLVTLGMWAFKFIAKNFPVFASEVHFENHNLKYSEKLSEGKI, from the coding sequence ATGAAACAGATAATTCCTAAAATAACTTTCTGGAGAGTGGTGGCAGTTATTATAGTTGTTGCCGGACTTTATTCAACTTATCTCAGATTCACCGGCGGACTTGGAGCTTCCACTAACTTAAGTGATGAATTTCCCTGGGGCTTGTGGATTGGTTTTGATATTCTCGTCGGTGTTGGTTTAGCTGCTGGTGGCTTCACCATTTGCGCAATCACTCATATCTTCAATATCGAAAAGTATAAACCACTCGCAAGACCAGCAATATTAACTGCATTTCTCGGTTATCTTCTGGTAATTTTTGGTTTGATGTATGATTTGGGAAAACCATATAACATCTGGCATGCAATAATTTACTGGAATCCCCGATCTGTGATGTTTGAAGTTGCATGGTGCGTTATGCTATACACTACAGTTTTGTTTCTCGAATTCCTGCCAATTGCACTTGAGAAATTCCGGTTGAAGAAACTTCTTGCATTTATGAAGAAAGTCGGAATTCCTATAATGATTACGGGAGTAATTTTATCAACACTTCATCAATCATCATTAGGATCTTTATTCTTAATTGTTCCTCAGAAGATGTATCCTTTGTGGTACTCGGGTTTGCTACCTGTATTTTTCTTTATTAGTGCTGTTGGTGCAGGTTTGACAATGGTAATATTCGAAGCATATTTATCAGCAAGAGCATTTAATAAAGGAATAGAAGCTGATTTACTTTCAAGGATTGGTTTGTATGGAGTTATTATTCTGATGCTCGGCTTGATAATTAAGTTAATTGATTTCGCTCTCACGGATAAAATTCATCTTCTTTTTACAATCAACAATTATACTTTGTTATTCTATCTTGAAATACTTGTTGGTACAATTGTACCATTTGGTTTGTTAATTCAGAAAAGAATCAGAGAAAACAGAAGATGGCTTTATGCCTCAGCTATTATGGTAATCTCAGGATTCTTACTAAACAGACTTAATGTTAGTATCACATCAATTACTCCGGGTGCAGGGGTAAGTTATTTCCCGAGCATTTATGAAATCAGTGTAACGCTTATGCTTGTAACATTGGGAATGTGGGCATTTAAATTTATTGCAAAGAACTTTCCTGTATTCGCATCAGAAGTTCATTTTGAAAATCATAATCTCAAATACAGCGAGAAATTATCTGAAGGCAAAATCTGA
- a CDS encoding ATP-binding protein produces the protein MKVTILNKLSTRLILIFLLIFIITISVYSFYTIKMIHENLGQACTQNAYNISDVIKKSTRYGMLLNSREHVEQIINTIATEKGVMKIRIFNKNGMIAYSSDSTELKTIVDLEHTACNSCHSIKPIPTTLPVKDLINKSEGSLVLVNPIINEQACYTADCHAHKSTDKLLGIISVQMSTETVDSIINQSTNIFISGVIATFILLVIATIFTIRYSVNKPLRKIFVGIQEIGKGNLDYRIELNRSDELGLMAKEFNSMTAKLKSAYDEIKDWNENLNKKVEQKNQELKNIYEQIVQVEKLASLGKLSATVAHELNNPLEGILTYSKLVTKKLEKFDDKEKYDEIIKILQLIADESSRCGRIVKDLLQFSHQDEIQFVHSSIKDVINRALKLMSHHFQINNVTIKTDFKVDDIYVECDAQRIEQALIAILVNAVEAMPEGGTITVSLAQEMDNAVIRISDEGKGIPPEILPHIFEPFFTTKDKVKDTGLGLAVVYGIIQQHGGKVFVEQTSIKGTTFKISLPINHSKQNGKETQNISS, from the coding sequence ATGAAAGTAACAATTCTAAATAAACTTAGCACACGCCTCATTCTCATTTTCTTATTGATATTCATTATAACAATAAGTGTTTATTCTTTCTACACAATTAAAATGATTCACGAGAATCTCGGACAAGCCTGTACACAAAATGCTTATAACATAAGTGATGTGATTAAAAAATCAACAAGATATGGAATGCTACTTAATAGTCGTGAACATGTTGAACAAATCATAAATACGATTGCGACTGAAAAAGGTGTGATGAAAATAAGAATATTTAACAAGAACGGAATGATTGCTTATTCATCTGATTCAACTGAATTAAAAACAATTGTTGATCTTGAACATACAGCTTGTAATTCCTGTCATTCGATAAAACCAATTCCAACCACTCTTCCTGTAAAAGATTTAATCAACAAATCTGAAGGTTCATTAGTTCTTGTTAATCCGATAATTAATGAACAAGCTTGTTACACAGCCGATTGTCACGCACATAAAAGTACAGATAAATTGCTCGGAATAATAAGCGTTCAGATGAGCACGGAGACCGTTGATTCAATAATTAATCAATCAACTAATATTTTTATCAGCGGAGTGATTGCAACATTTATATTACTTGTTATTGCTACAATTTTTACTATCAGGTATTCTGTCAACAAACCTCTCAGAAAAATTTTCGTTGGAATTCAGGAAATTGGTAAAGGAAATCTTGATTACAGGATTGAACTTAACAGAAGTGATGAGTTAGGTCTAATGGCAAAAGAGTTTAATTCTATGACAGCTAAGCTGAAATCTGCTTACGATGAAATAAAAGACTGGAATGAAAACCTGAATAAAAAAGTTGAACAGAAGAATCAGGAGCTGAAAAATATTTATGAACAAATTGTTCAGGTAGAAAAATTAGCTTCACTCGGTAAACTTTCTGCAACTGTTGCACACGAGCTGAATAATCCACTTGAGGGAATTCTTACTTACAGTAAACTTGTAACCAAAAAACTTGAAAAATTTGATGACAAAGAAAAGTACGATGAGATAATTAAAATTCTTCAACTCATTGCAGATGAATCTTCACGCTGCGGAAGAATTGTTAAAGACTTACTACAGTTTTCACATCAGGATGAAATTCAGTTTGTCCATTCGAGCATAAAAGATGTTATTAACCGTGCACTAAAATTAATGAGTCATCATTTTCAGATAAATAATGTTACAATCAAAACAGACTTTAAAGTTGATGATATTTATGTTGAGTGCGATGCACAAAGAATTGAGCAAGCTTTAATTGCCATTCTCGTAAACGCTGTTGAAGCAATGCCTGAAGGAGGAACAATTACAGTATCACTTGCTCAGGAGATGGATAATGCGGTAATTCGTATCAGCGATGAAGGTAAAGGAATTCCTCCTGAAATTTTACCACACATTTTCGAACCATTCTTTACCACAAAAGATAAAGTTAAAGATACAGGACTTGGATTGGCAGTAGTTTATGGAATAATTCAACAACACGGCGGAAAAGTTTTTGTTGAGCAGACTTCAATAAAAGGTACAACATTCAAAATTTCATTACCAATAAATCATAGCAAACAAAATGGAAAAGAAACACAGAATATTAGTAGTTGA
- a CDS encoding sigma-54 dependent transcriptional regulator — MEKKHRILVVDDEEIVRQSLLAWFKEDGYEVDTAENADAALRLFEKGKYSLILLDIKMPGMSGMDLLVKLKEYDPDAIIILITAYASVSSAVKALKSGAYDYITKPIDPDELSHIVEKALYQKNLENENVKLKESIDEISKPDNLIGESHQMKEIYSLINTVAQTDTTVLILGESGTGKELVAKAIHLNSKRKYFPLVTVNCGALPESLLESELFGHEKGAFTGAHYRRKGKFEMANGGTIFLDEIGTISNKVQVELLRVIETKQFTRVGGSETISSDFRVIAATNENLDELVKEGVFREDLYYRLNVFTIHIPPLRERIEDIPLLANYFLKKFTTSMNKKITGISDEAMSFMLKYRWPGNVRELENAIERAVVVCRTDKIQLEDLPFRISNNSLYSEVEDKSLSEVEKRHIALVLKENNWNISKSADDLKIDRVTLYNKIKKYGLRKPE; from the coding sequence ATGGAAAAGAAACACAGAATATTAGTAGTTGATGATGAAGAAATTGTAAGACAATCTCTTCTTGCCTGGTTCAAAGAAGATGGTTACGAAGTTGATACTGCTGAAAATGCTGATGCAGCTTTAAGACTTTTTGAAAAGGGGAAATATTCGCTGATACTTCTTGATATCAAAATGCCGGGAATGAGTGGAATGGATTTACTCGTTAAGCTTAAAGAATATGATCCCGATGCAATCATTATTTTAATAACTGCTTATGCATCAGTTTCATCAGCAGTTAAAGCACTTAAAAGTGGTGCCTATGATTATATTACCAAACCAATTGACCCGGACGAACTTTCACACATCGTTGAGAAAGCACTTTATCAAAAAAATCTTGAGAATGAAAATGTTAAGCTGAAAGAAAGTATTGATGAAATTTCAAAGCCAGACAATCTTATCGGCGAAAGTCATCAGATGAAAGAAATATATTCATTGATTAATACTGTTGCACAAACAGATACGACAGTTTTAATTCTCGGAGAAAGTGGAACAGGAAAAGAATTAGTTGCAAAGGCTATTCACTTAAACAGTAAAAGAAAATATTTTCCTCTTGTTACAGTTAATTGCGGTGCATTACCGGAATCATTACTTGAAAGTGAATTATTCGGACACGAAAAAGGAGCATTTACAGGAGCTCATTACAGACGCAAAGGAAAGTTCGAAATGGCAAACGGTGGAACAATATTTCTTGATGAGATTGGAACAATTTCAAATAAAGTTCAGGTTGAGTTGTTAAGAGTAATCGAGACAAAACAATTTACGAGAGTTGGTGGGAGTGAAACTATCTCAAGCGATTTCAGAGTTATTGCTGCAACAAATGAAAATCTTGATGAACTTGTTAAAGAAGGAGTCTTCAGAGAAGATCTTTATTACAGATTAAATGTTTTCACAATACATATTCCTCCTTTAAGAGAAAGAATTGAAGACATTCCATTACTTGCAAATTACTTTCTAAAAAAGTTTACAACATCAATGAACAAGAAGATTACAGGTATTTCAGATGAAGCAATGAGTTTTATGCTGAAGTACAGATGGCCCGGAAATGTAAGAGAGCTTGAAAATGCGATTGAGCGTGCAGTTGTTGTTTGTCGTACTGATAAAATTCAGCTCGAAGATCTTCCATTCAGAATAAGTAATAATTCTTTATACAGTGAAGTTGAAGACAAATCACTTTCTGAAGTTGAGAAGAGGCACATAGCTTTGGTGTTGAAAGAAAATAACTGGAATATTTCAAAGTCTGCGGATGATTTGAAGATTGACCGTGTTACACTTTACAATAAAATTAAAAAATATGGTCTTCGCAAACCCGAATAA
- a CDS encoding archaemetzincin family Zn-dependent metalloprotease yields the protein MSEIVIAPINFSNPELIEKILSELKKYLPYKINLQPLQIDLNFAYSIERGQYYSTKIIQHLLPFSENINGKFLALLEVDLFIPVFTYVFGEAQLNGKVSIVSLTRLHEEFYSGISDEKLLIERSVKEILHELGHNFGLIHCKDWDCVMHSSLGIEEVDIKGIDYCSNCKRMIRL from the coding sequence ATGTCAGAAATAGTTATAGCACCAATAAATTTTTCTAATCCCGAACTCATAGAAAAAATTCTCTCTGAGCTTAAAAAATATTTGCCCTATAAAATAAATCTTCAGCCACTTCAAATTGATTTGAATTTTGCTTACTCAATTGAAAGAGGACAATATTATTCAACAAAAATTATTCAGCATCTTCTTCCCTTCTCTGAAAATATAAATGGAAAATTTCTTGCTTTATTAGAAGTCGATTTATTTATTCCTGTGTTCACTTATGTTTTTGGTGAAGCACAACTAAACGGAAAAGTTTCTATTGTTTCTTTAACAAGACTGCACGAAGAATTTTACTCAGGCATTTCTGATGAGAAGCTTTTAATTGAAAGATCTGTTAAAGAAATCTTACACGAACTCGGACACAACTTCGGATTGATACACTGCAAAGATTGGGATTGCGTAATGCATTCATCACTTGGAATTGAAGAAGTTGATATAAAAGGAATTGATTATTGCTCTAATTGCAAAAGAATGATTAGGTTATAA
- a CDS encoding M48 family metallopeptidase, with protein MWELIQSNKRKSLILFFGMGALLILIGYVFGSFYNPESGGAVGIFFAIILWMILSTISYFAGSKILLAVSGAKEVTKDVHPQLYNVVEEMKIASGVPYFPKIYIIDDPSPNAFATGVKPENSAIAVTSGLLSTLNRYELQGVVAHEISHIVNRDILLMTFAGMMLGAITLMSEVFFRGLYFGGGSRYRSKSSSKNSGQGQIIIMILALVLAILGPILAQLFYFAISRKREYLADASAARLTRYPEGLANALEKIANSSYKLRSANKVTAPMYIVNPLKREGMKLADLTSTHPPISERIKILRALQQGVSYKDYQKVFEMIHGKKEKIIPDSALTESIPVAPIMGLANQNKSFSHVDAKREANDAVMKLNDYKFINCKCGVRIKIPPDYNQPIVVCPRCGTRHQLG; from the coding sequence ATGTGGGAATTAATTCAGTCGAATAAACGGAAGTCGCTCATTCTGTTTTTTGGAATGGGCGCACTTCTGATTTTAATTGGTTATGTGTTCGGAAGTTTCTATAATCCTGAATCTGGTGGAGCAGTAGGAATTTTCTTTGCAATTATTCTATGGATGATTTTATCAACTATCAGTTACTTTGCGGGGAGTAAAATTCTTCTTGCAGTAAGCGGAGCCAAAGAGGTAACAAAAGATGTTCATCCTCAACTTTATAATGTTGTTGAAGAAATGAAAATCGCTTCAGGTGTTCCTTACTTTCCCAAAATTTATATTATAGATGACCCTTCACCGAATGCTTTTGCAACCGGAGTGAAACCTGAAAACTCGGCTATTGCAGTTACATCAGGTTTGCTATCAACATTAAACAGATATGAACTGCAAGGAGTTGTTGCCCACGAAATATCACACATTGTAAATCGTGATATTCTTTTAATGACTTTTGCCGGAATGATGCTTGGCGCAATTACACTTATGTCAGAAGTTTTCTTCAGAGGTTTATATTTTGGCGGAGGTTCGAGATATCGTTCAAAATCCTCATCAAAAAATAGCGGACAAGGCCAGATAATCATAATGATTCTTGCCCTTGTTCTTGCTATACTCGGACCTATCTTAGCACAACTATTTTATTTTGCTATTTCGAGAAAGAGAGAATATCTGGCAGATGCTTCTGCGGCAAGATTAACAAGATATCCTGAAGGTCTGGCAAACGCTCTTGAGAAAATCGCAAACTCATCCTACAAACTCCGAAGTGCAAATAAAGTTACTGCTCCAATGTATATCGTTAATCCTTTGAAAAGGGAAGGAATGAAATTAGCTGATCTGACAAGCACACATCCGCCAATTTCAGAAAGAATAAAAATTCTTAGAGCATTACAACAAGGAGTTAGTTATAAGGATTATCAAAAAGTTTTTGAAATGATTCATGGTAAGAAGGAAAAAATTATTCCTGATTCTGCATTGACGGAAAGTATTCCGGTGGCACCGATTATGGGTTTAGCGAACCAGAATAAAAGCTTTAGTCATGTTGATGCAAAGCGTGAAGCTAATGATGCAGTAATGAAACTGAATGATTACAAGTTCATCAATTGCAAATGTGGAGTAAGAATTAAAATTCCACCGGATTACAATCAGCCAATAGTTGTCTGTCCTCGCTGCGGAACAAGGCATCAGTTAGGTTGA